A part of Aegilops tauschii subsp. strangulata cultivar AL8/78 chromosome 2, Aet v6.0, whole genome shotgun sequence genomic DNA contains:
- the LOC109746313 gene encoding uncharacterized protein, giving the protein MEGQIYSQLASKEAEAAKAAENPNFITEQRVHGVDGHHNGKKFPCPLRILPSITSSTFLLFPPPRHAHLGQGQGSGCRHRLCPGYKPRPLAGPLLLLLASPGPCLPPPRRALPGPLLLLFVQAVPLSSDLPAALRLVRCSSTLRPGRVGANHVGRGCHFQQAAEQKVVQIMWLLLDIEHLLLLLLDKVGYRQMSHLLFLALLRTLMGWVCLQRRTDNSIKNHWNISLRKKIDIYGTRNILAIPRLIALMTSSINKRRLLLRAILT; this is encoded by the exons ATGGAAGGCCAAATCTACAGCCAACTCGCGAGCAAGGAAGCCGAGGCGGCCAAGGCCGCGGAGAACCCCAACTTCATCACCGAGCAAAGGGT GCACGGCGTGGATGGGCATCACAACGGTAAGAAATTCCCCTGCCCGCTCCGGATCCTTCCATCCATCACCAGCTCCACTTTCCTTTTATTTCCGCCGCCACGCCACGCGCACCTCGGCCAAGGACAAGGCTCCGGCTGCCGCCACCGCCTCTGCCCCGGCTATAAGCCGCGCCCTTTGGCCggcccgctcctcctcctcctcgcttcgCCCGGGCCGTgccttcctcctcctcgccgcgccCTGCCCGGtccgctcctcctcctcttcgtccaGGCGGTGCCTCTCTCCTCCGACCTCCCCGCCGCACTCCGGCTGGTCCGCTGCTCCTCCACCCTTCGCCCGGGCCGGGT GGGTGCAAACCATGTAGGCCGTGGGTGCCATTTCCAGCAGGCAGCAGAGCAGAAAGTAGTGCAAATCATGTGGCTGCTGCTTGACATTGAACacctgctgctgctactgctggaCAAG GTAGGATATAGACAAATGTCACATTTGCTCTTCCTTGCATTGCTGAGGACACTGATGGGTTGGGTTTGCTTACAGCGCAG GACAGATAATTCTATAAAGAATCATTGGAATATTTCTTTGAGAAAGAAGATAGATATCTATGGCACCAGAAATATTTTGGCAATTCCAAGACTAATTGCCTTGATGACTTCAAGTATAAACAAAAGACGGCTGCTTCTGAGGGCCATCTTGACCTGA